ttttatgtTCATCGTGAAGTAGCATATTTGCTCGACTTTGAGGAATTTTATTTCAATGATGACATTTATTTTTTCCTTGAATTTATGATTGACATCAATTTCATCTTAAGTTAGTTCATTGCTTCTTAATTGTAATTTTTCTGTAAAGATTAAACATTATTGGCTAAGGAGAACTTGAAAGCTTATGTGCTCAGCTGAGGAAAAATTTTACATGAGTTTTCCTTGTATTCCTGCATGACTTGATTGGAGTTTTTATTTGGGTATTAACTTCTTCATTAAGATTCGTGGGATGAAATTTTTTTGTAACGtttctttgatttttagtttgttAAGTTCACGGTGTGATAGAAGTGGAGGTTACTGTATGGTTGAGTATCTACCCTTGTTCTTCCAGGATTATCTGGTATAATACTAGTGAAGGTCTAATTGTTGCCAAGGAATTGGCTCAGATGCATAGACTACTACCCATGGATGGATAATGTGGGTTTAAGTGATTCAAAGTTCAGCAAGATGGAGAACAATCAAATTGATCAGATTGAAGACATGGACATTGAAGTTGTTCCTTCAATGTGGCCTGAAGATATTGATAGTGAAAAGCCATACAATGTAGAAAAGCCAGGAGGAGATCAAGATATGTTGGAGGAAGTTACTATAGTTGAGGAGCCAAGTATAGTCGATTTCCACCGCCTTATAGAGCTAACCAGTTACACTGACAGGGGTTCTTCTCAGCTAGCATACCTTGTAAAACATTGGGAATATCAGCAGGCGACTGCTGTACGACTTCTCAGAGAAGAGCTTGACATTCTAAGCCAGCAAAGGCAAGAAGTTGAGCTGAAAAAGTTGGAAATATTGGAAAATTTTCGGTTTGAGGAAGAAGGATATGGTGGTGACAATCGTCCAATATCTATATTGGATGAAGTTATTGATATATATCAAGCTCTTCCTCGGAGAAAAAAAGATGTCATTATTCAAAACAAGAAAGTAAAAATAGATGCTGAATATGACACTGTTGCATACTGGAAGCAGCGAGCCCTGAATTTGGAGAAATTGTTGGAGGCTAGCATCCAGAGGGAGGAAGCACTTAACGAGAAGTTACAGGAAAGTGTAAAAGATTTGGAAAGGCAGTCCTCCCCAGTAGAAGAATTGTCCCAGATTCTGAAAAGAGCAGACAATTTCTTACATTTTATACTTCAAAATGCTCCTGTTGTCATGGGTCATCAGGTAATCATTGACTCAAGTGGTGTAAATTCTGGTCCTGCTGCCTTGCAATCATACTGACCTATTGCTTTTGGCATTGGAGCTTTTCAAATGCATATGGCTGCTTGAGTTTTAAGATCTCTAGCTATTTTGCTGTAGTGGTATAACACAGTGTTTCAACTTGCAATTTATATgctcttattctttttcttttgtaagATGAAAAACGTTATTTATCTGACATTATTTTCTTTCAGGATAAAGAGTTAAGATATCGCTTTATCTATAATCATTTCCCAAGTTTGCAAGAGGAGGTAATAAATTGAAACTTGCACTTTCCCCCCTCTTGGCGCAGGGTGTTTTCCTTCTCGAAGTTCTCCTGTTGTTTCACTGAATTGCTTGCCTCAATGAAGCTAGAATACTGatattcttcaatttttttgCTAGGACATTTTGGGAAAGACAGATATGGAAATTTTTACAGGAGCAGGAGTTAAGGAATCACAAGATTTCAAGAGAGAAGTTCTGGAGAAAGGATTGCCTGCAAAGAGGGAAATTACGTTTGAGACAGAATTATTTGGCTTGAAGACATTTTTGATTTATGTAGAACCTGTATTTAGCAAGTCAGGGGAGACAATTGGGATAAATTATATGGGAATGGATGTGACTGACCAGGTAAATTAAACTCCTTTTCGTGGTTTGTCAACACTCAAGATCTTTCTTTATGTAATGGGGATTTATGCTCCTGATTGTACAACAGGtaaggaaaagagaaaagatGGCAAAGCTTCGAGAAGAGATAGCAGTACAGAAAGCAAAAGAAACAGAACTGAATAAAACAATCCATATAACAGGTTCATTTATTTGATGATAATATTTTCAGGTGACGAGTTCTGCTTGTGTTGATTTCCCGAGAAGAGTTCCCTCTGATCTTGCTTTATTACACATTTACAGAGGAGACAATGCGTGCAAAACAAATGCTGGCAACGATGTCTCATGAGATAAGATCTCCTCTTTCTGGGGTTGTAAGCATGGCTGAGATACTTTCCACCACGAACCTTGACCATGAGCAAAGACAGCTACTCAACGTTATGATATCTTCAGGGGATCTCGTCCTTCAACTCATAAATGACATACTTGACCTTTCCAAGGTTGAGTCTGGTGTTATGAAATTGGAAGCCACAAAATTCCGTCCAAGAGAGGTAGTAAAGCATGTACTTCAAACAGCTGCTGCATCATTGAAAAAGATTCTGATATTGGAAGGACGCATAGCTGATGATGTCCCCATTGAGGTGAGAAATAGAAACTACTGTTTTCAAGACTCTCAAGTCTAGTTCCTGTCTTCTAATTGGTTTCAGTACATAAAACCTGCATGGATTTCAGGTCATTGGAGATGTTCTAAGGATTCGACAAATCCTCACTAACTTAATCAGGTAATAAACTACATGgcaattacatttttttttttttgaaaattattagATAGATTGTGTTAGGTATGTTTATATGCTGGAGCAGGGTGAAACTATTTGCAATTTGATCCTTCATTGTTCTCTTTTTCCACAGCAATGCAATCAAGTTTACCCATGAAGGGAAAGTAGGGATAAAACTTTATGTGGTACCAGATCCATGTTCTGGAAAGGCGGGAGGTAACCATCAGAAGTCATCTTGTGGTCATTCAACCACAAATGCATCAAAGAAGGAGAAATGCACATCAGCATCTCAAACTAACAATGATCAAAATGGTTCTCACAGTCCTCGTCAACATCATTTACTTGATAGTGAACCTAGAAGTCCAGTTAGAAATGGAAATGCCATGGAAGGAGATAAACAGGAGGAACCTCAGTTACCGGGAACAGTAGTATGGCTGCGCTGTGATGTTTATGACACTGGAATTGGAATACCAGGTAGGTATCCTCATGCTTGACTCCATATCTAGGAATggaatatttttaaagtttaatgcTCTTGCTGTCTTTCTTGGTTTCAACTGGATCTCAATTGTGGAAGTACTAATTACATTTTCTTGGTATGATGTAACAGAAAATGCTTTGCCAACTCTATTTAAAAGATACATGCAAGTCAGTGCAGATCATGCTCGAAAATATGGAGGGACAGGCCTGGGACTTGCAATATGCAAACAGCTGGTGAAATCCTCTTTACCATCAAAAGTTCTTCTGCATATACTTGTAAATTCCAGGCTACAGTAGTTCATATGAACACAGATTTTTATCTTCTGAAGaacttttctttctatttgGTTAGGTTGAGCTGATGGGTGGCCGTCTAACTGTGTCTAGCCAAGTGAACTATGGGTCtactttcatatttattttaccATACAAGGTATCACCAATGTGTGATTCTTCTGATGAAGCTGATGAGCTATCAGATATGACTGATCATGATGCTGAAATAGAGGATGAAACTGCTGGCTACTTTTTGTTCCAACCACGTGCGTTGGGCCCTCTGTTCTCTTGTAATGGATCCACGAggactaaaaaattattaccaCAAAATATTTGCTATGCTAAGAATGCATTCTCAGACAACCCATACTCATTTTCCCATAATTTTATATCCAAAGAGACGGCATCTGTTGAGGATGCCTGTTCTATGGTGGAAGTTGCTGATACATTATCTGAACCTGAAAGTTCTTTCAGTCACAGTCCGGAACCTGCTGGTGAGAATGCAGCTTGTAGAAACAAGCATTTGCAAGATGACACAAATAGACAATTGCAAAATCCTACTACAAATTCTACTTCTCATGCAGAATGCAGCAGAAAAATGGATGGAAGGCCAAAGAGAAGTGAACCCCTAGGATCAAGTCAGGTGGGGGAGAAATCTGGAATAAGTTATCAGTTCACATCTGGAAGCAGTTCACAAGTAGAAATATCAAAATTACAGCCTAAGATCCTTCTTGTAGAAGACAATAAGATTAATGTAATGGTGACTCGATCAATGATGAAGCAATTAGGCCATACCATAGATGTTGTTAACAATGGAGTTGAAGCTGTGCGTGCAGTTCAATGCAATTGTTATGATCTCATATTGATGGTAATTTCTAGGCTCCTGATATTTATTTTGTCGGAAATTCTTCCTCCTGCTTTTACTTTTTCACATCCAAGGATGCATGTACAAGCACAAACACAAACTAGTTTTCGCTTCTATACAGCAAGGACAAAATGTTGAGGAAAAACTAAGATGGTTTTGTACTTAAAGATGGAAGTTTTCGGGAATGATCTTATCAATATCATACTAATTTTGCAGGATGTCTGCATGCCAGTTATGGATGGCCTTCAAGCCACTAGACTTATCCGTTCTTTTGAAGAAACTGGCAGTTGGGATGCAGCAGTTAAGGCTGGAATCGAATTATGTTCACCTTCCTCAAATTCATTACTATTAAATTCTCAAGGTTCTACGCCTTCGACCAAGCGGACCCCTATAATTGCAGTATGCTCTTTCTCCTTATAGCCTTTGAAACTTGTTGCTGTGCTGTTGCTTCCATTCATAAGTTAGTCTTATCTTAGTTTTCCCAATGCATGCTAAGAATCAAACAAAACATATATTATACTTAAAAGTATctaaattattatgaaaaatagaGATGATATTTAAGTCGGTTCATAAATTTGTTCTAGTACACTAATAAAGTTGGCTAAATGCACAGATGACTGCAAATGCATTGTCAGAGAGTGCAGAGGAATGTTATGCAAATGGTATGGACTCATTTATCTCAAAGCCTGTCACTTTCCAAAAACTAAAAGACTGTTTTGAACAATATTTTACTTGACACCTTGTGTAAATTTATGCTTTGTGAATATGAATGACAAAGTGGTAGGAAAGTTTTGTAATCACTGTATCAAGTTCTTTGCAGGCAGTAGCATCTCAACAGAAATCAAGTTGTATATATCAATTCAAAAcctttttttcctctttttggTCCAACAAATTTCTCCCATATTACTGAAGTTTTTAGAAGGTAATTGGACTGTTTGTACATTTTCTAATGCCAATATAATTAGTATTCCACTTCAAGCAAATGCAACATCTTAATTGTGCATAGAATGTGGGGCATGTATTGAATTTTGGGGCTGCTGATTTTGAATACATTTATTGATTGCTACTCCTATATATTATTctgagaaataaataaataagcgaTAAAATTAACGTCACAAATCTATAAAATCCATAGCTTTCTGGGTCTTTCTAGATAAGTAAGAATACGATAAAAAGCCAATTTGGCCCTCAAAATTGCCATGTTGGCTCGATTAAGTATAAAAGGCATTTCTGGAGTTAGGCCTTTTGACACAATAACCCTATATTATTTCAATGGAACATCCAATATCAATATATAAGCATATGGTTGCATTTACTTTAAATTAGAcataagattaaaaaaaatacaaaacaaAGTGACATTTCTATCTTATGATCTAAAATTATCTATAAACTAATGGTTATGCACTTTTTGcagagatttaaatttttatattattgttgtatgatattattttataaaatattttttttataaattcatcccgtttaagaaaatcaaaatattttttctaaaattttaaattcaaaataataataagtataaATCAATGCACTAAAGATTTTAgtacttattattatatattattaatatacaatAATAGATTCGATAAAaggaattatatttttaaaaaattaaaatttattaaattccaATGGTCACAAATGACGGTGACAGTAGCGGAGGAGGAGAATCATCTATTTTATCACAATACTCTTCAAGTATGTCCATTTCTTaagtgataaaatttaatatatcaatCATATTAGATGCAcactattttataataatacgaATGATTTCGTAATAATCAATTAtggtataaatatattttattattaagaacgAATAGGATGAtctttctaaaatatttaaatgactTATCGTTTGACTACAATGTAGTCACAATAGTTGAGTTGGTTGTTAGAgactaaatactaaaaaaaataatagaaaagaaaaattttaaaataagaatcaTTTAAAAATGAGGAGAGATGTGTGAAAAAATATATGGAATAAGATTATACTAATGACTTTTATATAGAatagataataaatattataagaaattaaaattattaccatcattaatttaataaattataataatttaaatttaataatttgattatttaatatttataacaattGATTTAGagcattaaaattataattttattttttattatattttaattatttatatttattaatttttataattatttaaattaataaaattttaatttaataatattttatacaattaattctattaaatctttaattatttttatatttttatcatggttaatattcttttataataattttaaccgattatatgtatttattttatgtaattattcagaatatttataattaaattatattaattataattttataaaattatcaaataaataaataataatactgtgagataataaaaattatttatatgatcTTTTGTTgtagaattattattatatagtaaaaatgagtttttttaattataataaacttttataaatatatttaatatttcatttattattaaaataaaaaatataataaaattttcttaataataaaaatataataaaaattttattgcaatattaataatataatatattaaaaaataataaaacaaggTTATGTAATagtgataataaatataataaaaatagtagaaaataaaaaagttatacagtgattaaaaaataatgaattatatttattacatatatattaattattattttatatataaataaaattataaatatataaaaaattataaatatataaaaaattataaatatattataaaataataaatatattataaaataataaattatatttattacatatatattaactattattttgtatataaataaaattataaatatataaaaaattataaatatatttacgtCATATTAGGATTAGTTGTATCACTGGTTAAtctctaaaataaataaattttatagtgaTACTTGTCAATTTTTCATCAacctattttaaaattcaattatagataaatttattatttattaatgataaaaatataattaaaaagatgtattataaatttaaatatatcatttttaacgttttatagttaaaaaaatagatatctattaattttttattaattattttaaaggtatagttaatttttaaatttaaaatttttattataaattaatatattattttaaaaattataaaaaaattaaaaagtcaaataataataataataataataataaatttaaaaatcatatataaattgtaataataaaaataataaattatatttattataaatatattaattaataatattattaaatatgaaaatatagcttaaaaataaaatatattaagtgtAATCCttaatataaatacatatattcAAATGTAATACTTATATgaatttaaattcataaaacATTTCTCATCATAACCTAATTTAGATCtcaactttatatatatataaattatcatCGATaagttaataaaatcaaataaactaAAGAGATGTATctcacatttttaaaatttgacaaataataatatcatttaactttttaataataattcacaAACAAGTTTGTATAAACAATATTAATGTATAATTTAAGAgacaaatttaactttttaagctCCTAATTTTGAGCTTAATTCAGAGGAAACATATGGTTATATTACAAATTTGGTAATTAGTAAAAAATGCCCACGAACAACAATTACATCAATCTTGAATTACAAGTGAAATTGAAGGATGCGTAAAATCTTACAATTCAATAGAAATGAAATCTTTATGATGTCATTCCAGATTGGACTGCTCCTGGCtcctttaattataataaaatctgCTCATAGTTAAGTAAAATTCTACAACAATTAGGAGCTGATAGATACAACCTTAACAATGGGAGAAGGACCAAATCATACCATCCCTCCCCTATCAATTGCCAAATATTCTATTAACTAACCAACTATATATAGTGAGTGTCAGAACATGAGAACACCAAAGAATATATCTGAACATAAAAATCTTTAAACTAAAACAAGTGGACCGCTGAAGAGTGAAGAGTGCTACATACAAGAATGTAAACGACTTAACATGTAAACAACTGCAAAGAACTTGTAAATCCAAGCCAGGTTACTCATCTCTTGAAGCAGGATCCATTCCGGTTGATGGGCTGTCGGCAAAATACTCTTGGTGCTTCACATTCACACCGTACTGCTCATTCAATATGAAAAAGAATCGCCGTTAAATATAAGAAAGTATAGTAGGAAGATAAATTAAGAGTCAACTTACAATTTCATTTACTCAGGATAGTGAAGCCATTTCTATCCCTCAACAAGCtgctaatatatttatatgcacAATCTCATCTAACGGTATTAAGGTACTTTCTCGTTTTGACCCAAAATCATGCACACTTATAATAGTGCAATGAATATGTACATCAGAATGAGCTACGCTTAGCAGTTGCTTCAGCTATCACACAAATCAACAATCACTTATCATTTCATATCACACCCTCTAGCTAAAATGAGTTATTAGAGTCAGGACCAGCACACAACATGGTGTCCCCAAACATAAAATGAAAGAATATCTTAGTGCTTACATCACGCAAAGCCTTGGACAGGTCCTCCATTGTCAAGATAGGGCGCTTATCCTGTTCACAGGAAATTTTAATATGGTTAAAAAATATTGCTATGTATAAATATAAGATTGGGATAGGCCATTTTACTACTttttgctgcttctctcttttGTCTTTGACTACTGTTGATTGACGAGCTCTGCATTGCCTACAAGAGGATGCACAATAGAGATCATTTTCATCACTCTGACTTACTGAAAAACTAGTGTAATACCACTAGATATGGAAGCTGAAAATCCAGAATTCATGACCCATGGAATTAATGAGTACGAAAATGAGCACGATTCATACCAGGCTTTCATTCAAAGCATAATATATGTTGCAAGTTGCAAGTTGCAACCACCTCTAACCTCTGaccttaaaaattaaatctctgcAAATTAAATCTAGCCAGTTGGTCCAAATCAAGGACCATAATATACTAGAAGATGATGTATTCCATATTTCCCttgaaaaaaacaaaatttcttATACTCTTCTATTTTTAAAGTACGTTAATCACCATCTGCAGCTGCTGCCCCTAATCCTCTTAAGAAATTCAGATACATTCCTAACAAATTTGCATATActacaaaataaaaactaaaataaaatccCTTGGTTTGAACCCACTACATGAGATCAGTGATGACAATGTTCTACACCAAATCATAATGCTTGTTAAAGAGAGTGAGCAGAAAGGAAAAATATAAACATACTGCAGTGCATCACTTGCAACCTCTGCAACGAACTTTTGAGTAGCAACAGCTACTAGTCTAACTCTGCAGAAAGAGAATTTTGCCATTAATCCACCAAGACAGATGTAAGTTTTACTCTCTATAAAGAGATTATATTAGAATATAAAAGATTCTCTTTCCAACAAGAACAAGTTTTTGAATATCTAATAGTTGGAAAATTCTCAGCATTGAAAAATATAATCCAATTCATATCAAATAAATTTACACAAGGCTATAGCTCATCATCAGTTATAGATAATTCTATCAATAACCTAAAATGAGATAACACAAAATCAGTTCATTTGATACCCAGAAAAACAATTagcaaatattttagaaaattgtCCAAGAACGAATTTTGGGCATTACATGACTTCATTGCTTTTCCCTACAACAATCCACTCCACTCCCTTGGAACGAGAGGGGAAAATAAATTGCAAATCAAGCCCTAATTGCTTACtcattaattttcaaataaatccCAATTATTACATAGACAAGCTGCATATACAGCTAAAAATTTCCAATATCCTAATTATTCCTCAAGGTTAACAAACCAATTCCAACTACTTCACTAACCCAGAAAGTTCTACGACAAAAAGCACAGAAACCATAAACTAATTTGATTAGTTGTCAAAAAGAAAATATCGCAGGAAAAACAAACAGAGAGAATAAGGAGCACATACAATCGAACATCGGGACATTGAAATCCACTCTTAGCTAGGTAATGCTCCACCAATTCATCGGGTatctgaaagaaaaaatcgccGATGGATGAACTAAAACtatatagaaaataaagaaaaattcgaGCACTACGAAAAGAGAAGCAAAGGGGAAATTACGGTGGGAGTGTAATCCATTAAGGAAGAGAGAAATTCAGTGAGGGCTGCGTCATCGTCGTGCCTAGCATCGTTGGGTTGCTGGGGGTTGTTGGTGTGATTCatttttctcttgctttctgTGTCAAACAGGAATTGAAGCTTGCTCGTATCTAATTCGGCCACTCAatttgggattttttttttctttctttctttgaaCATGGGGATTTGTCTCAGCTTATGCACCGATGATAAGTTGATtggtttatttataatatttttaggcAAATTGCCCTTttgcaaatattattttttaatttaaaatttatgatcATTAAGAActaaatgaattttaatataatataatcttttaataataaaatattatttttatatttaaaatattaaaattttagtgttttaattaacataaaaattaaaaaatatatataaaaataataaataatttttaaaattataaaaatatgattttattatataaaaattattttattattaaaaaataatattatattagatgactggagtttaattaataaaaaaattttaatgagctTATTTGATGATTGGATAAAAGTATAAGAGCTTTTTAAGTCTTGTTAAAAAAATTGGTTTTcttaaattcttaaatatttctaaatttatcatttaaacccttaatttttttcaatgatCACTTAAGCCCAAAATCTTTATTTGCATTAAAAACTTTATTGGTGAATTACAAtagatacttttttttttttaaattgagattAAAATTTGATGTTTTCTTGATGGGAAgtgaagaaattaaattattaaaattaaggatttaattaaatttttttataataatttaaatgaatttttaaatatttttcaaaagtcTATTTGTCTATTTAAGTTTTTAAGTTCagcttataaattaaaaaaaaaaaaagaatttgagAACCAACGCCACCAGAATGTTTAGGCTTTTCCGGAGCTCCAGTGAAAACACCAATGGGTCCAATAAGGCCCAAAAGTAGAACTAATATGGGCCGTCTATGGTTCATAGTACTTCTGCAAATCAGCTAtccttattttcttatttaaaagaattcgagtttttctttatttaaactttttttttatttgaattaaattagagTAAGAGTGGGGTGAGATGAATTAGGAGAGAGGATATATCAATTTGAactgaaaaattaaatcgaatttattaattttgatttaatagtttggttaattagaatatttgattcgattcgattaatattttttaatttattcaattttcggtttaaacatgttaaaaaattaataaatcgaataattgattttatacgtatttttattatatgaaatattaattttatatgaaattatatgaattttttaagtattatcaTTATGAATTCGACAATATTTAATggtaaatttatgtgaaatatttattgaattattttattaaaattaaaagtaaaaaaataaatatcgaTTTAATTCGGTtggattatatttttataattaatttttttatttttaatatttttataatttaatttttaaatttttttaatttgatccgATTCCACAGCCCGTTAGTAAATTATCCGAGTGCCACATCCACTATTAGTGTTTTTTAAATATCTACCAACAATTTTTCTATGATGATGGGAAGccattttattcttttcctaatttaataaaaattccaATTTCATAATTCATCACAAACACAATAAATTAGTATATATACAATCAAATATCTTATCACCACCTTGGATGCTTCCAATAGGTTTTTGGTTTGATAATTAAGATTCCATGATAACAATGCATGCATGTTGTTGTCTCATTTCAATGCATTTCTCATTATATTAACTAATTATTGGGATTTTAAAATTGTGATAAATTAATgagtatattatattatttgagttttaaaattcatatattatattaattcttttttttttaatatggaaTAGGAGAATGGAATTTGCACCTGCAGATTAgacatattaattattattttatctttttatatttaatggctatttattatattttttaaaaaaattattatttatttttcataaaaaatttacaaaataactttttaattttaaaaaattataatatttaaaaaaatctattagttaattactctattaattttatcattaaatattttattattta
The genomic region above belongs to Manihot esculenta cultivar AM560-2 chromosome 3, M.esculenta_v8, whole genome shotgun sequence and contains:
- the LOC110610324 gene encoding transcription initiation factor TFIID subunit 10, whose translation is MNHTNNPQQPNDARHDDDAALTEFLSSLMDYTPTIPDELVEHYLAKSGFQCPDVRLVRLVAVATQKFVAEVASDALQQCRARQSTVVKDKREKQQKDKRPILTMEDLSKALRDYGVNVKHQEYFADSPSTGMDPASRDE